DNA sequence from the Candidatus Nanopelagicales bacterium genome:
GCGGTCCCCGCCGACCCGCTGCGCGGCGTACTCCAGCGGGTAGAACGCGGCGACGACGGACACGGTGCTGCCGGCGGCGGCATCCGCGGAGGAGGACGGCTCGCCGGAGGCCGGGCCGTCCGCCGCGCTCGAGCAGCCGGCCAGGCCCAGCGCGACGACGAAGAGGGCAGCGAGTGTGGAACGGGGGCGCATGCCCCGCAGTCTAGCCCTTGTTGAAAATGATTGTCGATTCCAGTTCGGCGCGGGCTACATCCGGCCGAGGAACTTCAGCACCGCGATCCCCACGACCATGCCCACGACGACGACGCGCAGGACCCGCGAGCTGGTGGTGAGCACCGGCCAGGACAGCGCCAGCAGCCAGCCCAGGAACGCCGCGGTGACCAGCAGGAAGAGCCCGCCGAGCCAGGCCAGCGGCCCGGTCAGCACCAGGCCGGCGAACAGGAACAGCCCCATCGCGATGATGACCAGCCAGGTCGGCATGCGGCGCAGCCGCAGCAGCCACGGCCGGCTGGCGTCCTCGAACCGGGCCCGGCCCGGGGTGACCGTGCGGCCGCCGTACCGGGCCGGGTTCGGCGGCCCCACCGGCGGCGGGCCGCCGGGCCCGCGCACGCCGGACCGGCCGGTCTGCTTCGGGCGCTTCGGCTCGGACTGGGCCATCGGTGCTCCCGGGGTCGGGGATCGGGCGGAGGGATAGCGTGGCCCCCCATGGTGGCATCCCCGTCGCGGAGGCACCGCCGGTGCTCGTGCTGACCCGCTACTCCGTGCCGGCGTCGGGGGCCGCGGAGTTCCTCGCGGCGGCCCACCGTGCCCTCGACGCGCTCGGCGCCCAGCGCGGGTTCCGCGGCGGCTGGGTGGGCCGGTCCGCCGACGACCCCGACCTGTTCACCCTGACCACCCGCTGGGACGACGTGGGCTCCTACCGCCGGGCGCTGTCCGCGTACGAGGTCAAGCTGGTCGGCGTCCCGCTGCTGTCCCGCGCGCTGGACGAGCCGACCGCGTACGAGGTGCTCGTCGACCACGACGGCACCGCGTCGGTGACCGCGCCGAGCTCCCGCGCCGCGGACGCCGACACGGTGTCCCTCGGCCACGCCGCCGCCCCCGACGTGGAGAGCGGACCGTGGTAACCGCGGGGACGGGCCGGTTCGCGGACCTGGCCGACGGCGGGCGCGCGCTCGTGCCGCTCACGCAGCGGTTCGCAGCGGATCCCGCCGTGGTCGTCCTGGCGGTCCTGCCCAACGGCGTCCCGGCGGCGGTGGA
Encoded proteins:
- a CDS encoding DUF6703 family protein, translating into MAQSEPKRPKQTGRSGVRGPGGPPPVGPPNPARYGGRTVTPGRARFEDASRPWLLRLRRMPTWLVIIAMGLFLFAGLVLTGPLAWLGGLFLLVTAAFLGWLLALSWPVLTTSSRVLRVVVVGMVVGIAVLKFLGRM
- a CDS encoding antibiotic biosynthesis monooxygenase family protein → MAPHGGIPVAEAPPVLVLTRYSVPASGAAEFLAAAHRALDALGAQRGFRGGWVGRSADDPDLFTLTTRWDDVGSYRRALSAYEVKLVGVPLLSRALDEPTAYEVLVDHDGTASVTAPSSRAADADTVSLGHAAAPDVESGPW